A portion of the Corynebacterium rouxii genome contains these proteins:
- a CDS encoding ArsR/SmtB family transcription factor — METSPRPSSLYALGDATVMSSDHNLDVIQEEPSLISGILSALDSSIRIQILLLLHQRDHYVFELVQALGGSQPLISQHLKVLKRAHIIDNERQGRQIIYRLKEPMIIDIIAKVGQLSQKVSKTAAVSH; from the coding sequence ATGGAAACTTCTCCGCGCCCATCATCACTGTATGCGCTGGGAGATGCCACCGTGATGTCCTCAGATCACAACCTTGACGTGATACAGGAAGAACCATCACTGATTTCTGGCATTTTGAGTGCTCTCGACTCGAGTATCAGAATCCAAATCCTGCTCTTACTACACCAGAGAGATCACTACGTTTTCGAACTAGTGCAAGCCCTTGGCGGCAGCCAGCCACTTATCAGCCAGCACCTTAAAGTTCTCAAGCGAGCTCATATCATTGACAATGAGCGCCAAGGCCGCCAAATTATCTACCGCCTCAAAGAACCCATGATCATCGACATCATCGCAAAAGTTGGTCAGCTCTCTCAAAAAGTTTCTAAAACAGCTGCCGTTTCCCACTAA
- a CDS encoding Fur family transcriptional regulator produces the protein MNRTIDRSVPKLGVRSTRQRTAVVGVLKDLDYFASAKVIHQELTKRDLKVGLTTVYRTLQSLSDIEAVDVLHMSNGETLYRHCLSDEHHHHLVCTQCGRTVEIDGGPVEKWAKEVAQLHGFQVTGHDAEIYGLCESCSAAAE, from the coding sequence ATGAATCGCACCATCGATCGTTCAGTCCCCAAGTTGGGGGTTCGTAGCACCCGTCAGCGCACCGCTGTCGTTGGGGTTCTTAAAGATCTTGATTATTTTGCTTCTGCCAAAGTGATCCATCAAGAGCTGACAAAACGCGATCTCAAGGTCGGTCTGACCACTGTATACCGGACCTTGCAATCACTTTCAGACATCGAAGCAGTCGATGTTCTCCATATGTCCAATGGCGAAACCCTCTACCGCCACTGCTTGAGCGATGAACACCACCACCACTTGGTGTGTACTCAATGCGGACGCACCGTGGAGATCGATGGCGGCCCAGTAGAAAAGTGGGCTAAAGAAGTAGCCCAGCTACATGGGTTCCAAGTAACTGGGCACGATGCCGAAATCTACGGCCTCTGCGAAAGCTGCTCTGCAGCAGCCGAATAA
- a CDS encoding VIT1/CCC1 transporter family protein: protein MTTTQPTSQQIKRWRQYLANERAEAALYRELAHRKDGEEREILLAIAEAEARHEQHWRNLLGDYVGMPKSPDLSTRMLAFLARNFWSVFALALMQTAEQRSPYADDDDATEQMKADEAIHAEIVRGLAARGREQMSGNFRAAIFGANDGLVSNFALVLGVVASGVSPNIVLLTGISGLLSGALSMGAGEYISVKSQNELLEASTPHPGTKNYIPQLDVDANELALVYRARGMSEADAEQKAAEAFANLRNAEDQAIVDVPRDEEPSNGAWSAAVSSFFCFGFGALIPVVPYFFSVSGVAAAVISTVLVGAALMITGSITGILSGKPPLKRALRQLIIGMAAAGVTYLLGKAFGVALG, encoded by the coding sequence ATGACAACAACGCAGCCCACATCTCAACAGATCAAGCGATGGCGCCAGTATCTTGCCAACGAACGCGCTGAAGCCGCATTGTATCGCGAGCTAGCCCACCGTAAAGACGGCGAAGAACGTGAGATCCTTCTTGCGATTGCGGAAGCCGAAGCGCGACACGAACAGCATTGGCGTAATCTTCTCGGCGATTATGTTGGCATGCCCAAAAGCCCCGATTTGTCGACTCGGATGCTGGCATTTTTGGCGCGGAACTTTTGGTCAGTTTTTGCCCTCGCACTGATGCAGACTGCGGAGCAGCGTAGTCCCTATGCAGACGATGACGACGCCACTGAACAGATGAAAGCCGATGAGGCTATCCACGCAGAAATCGTGCGTGGGCTTGCGGCTCGTGGCCGTGAACAGATGAGCGGAAACTTCCGAGCTGCAATCTTTGGTGCCAACGATGGTTTGGTATCCAATTTTGCATTGGTGCTCGGCGTGGTTGCTTCAGGTGTCAGTCCTAATATTGTGTTGCTCACTGGCATCTCTGGTTTGCTCTCGGGTGCGCTATCGATGGGCGCGGGGGAGTACATTTCTGTAAAGAGTCAAAACGAGCTTCTCGAGGCATCGACGCCGCACCCAGGGACGAAGAATTACATTCCGCAGCTTGATGTGGATGCCAACGAACTAGCACTTGTCTACCGTGCGCGTGGGATGTCGGAGGCAGACGCTGAGCAAAAAGCTGCAGAAGCATTTGCCAATTTGCGTAATGCTGAAGATCAAGCGATTGTCGACGTACCTCGCGACGAGGAGCCCAGTAACGGTGCATGGTCCGCGGCGGTGTCTAGTTTCTTCTGTTTCGGATTTGGCGCACTGATCCCCGTGGTGCCGTACTTCTTTAGCGTTTCAGGTGTTGCTGCAGCAGTGATTTCTACAGTGCTGGTGGGAGCTGCACTGATGATCACCGGAAGTATCACCGGAATTTTGTCGGGCAAACCACCACTAAAAAGAGCGCTACGCCAGCTCATCATTGGTATGGCCGCAGCGGGCGTGACCTACCTCTTAGGCAAAGCGTTTGGAGTAGCGCTCGGATAA